In Dehalococcoidia bacterium, the genomic window AGTGCTCAAACCCTCAAAACCGAGGGCTTAACCTATGAGAATGTCACTTGAACGTCAAAACGTCGGTTTCAAAAACCGTGTCAACTTCTTTCAGGGTATTCTTAACCCCTATTCTTAAACGGCCTCTGCCATGCAATCTGGTGATATCAGTCTCAACAACACCCTGGCGCTTGGTTGCCCCCATTGTATCAGGTAATCGTCCAGCATCTTCAAAATTATTCTACCATGTGACAAAGGCTTGGAAAACGGCCTTGACACCTGCCACCACCGCCTGTATAATGTCCACAAGATATCCAATAGGATATCCTATTGATCAGGATTTCGCAACCTTTGCAGGGGTTCGCCCTTCAGGGATGATGGGGGGCATTCTTCGATTGAATGCCAAAACCGAGGTATATGATTACGGCATAGTGCCGATGAGTGACATGGAGGTAAGAATGGTTGGCATCGCTTCATATGGCGCATATGTGCCTATACTGAGACTCAGCCGGGCGACCATTGCCGGGGCAGTGGGAGGATCGCCCTCGCTCGGCGAGAGGACCGTGGCCAATTTCGATGAAGACAGCATCACCATGGCGGTGGAGGCATCGTTCGACTGTCTCAAGGGGATAAACAAAAAAGAGGTGGACGCTTTATACTTTGCCTCCACCACTCCCCCCTATGCGGAAAAGCAGTGCGCGGCGCTGATCGCGGCAGTACTTGATCTGGATAGCAGCGTGATGGCAGCAGATTTCGTTGGCTCAACCCGGTCTGGAACCATAGCGATGAAGGCGGCGATGGATTCTGTAAAGGCCGGCTCAGCAAGGAAGGTGCTGGTGGTTGCCGCCGATTGCCGCGCTGGCGTTCCCGGATCGGATATCGAAAAATACTCCGGGGATGGTGCGGCCGCAGTGTTGATCGCGGAGGACGGCGCTGTCAGTATCGACACCGGATTTGTGATGACGGATGAGTTCACCTTCAACTGGAGAAAAGCGGATGATGCCTTTGTTCGTGGCTGGGAAGAGCGCTTCATCATGAACGAAGGGACGGCCACGATGAAAAATGCCGCGGCTGGTATTGCAAAGGTCAGTGGTGTGGCAATCAAGGATGTCACCAAGGCTATCATCTATGGTCCGAATTACCGCCAGATGGTGGCAGCGGCTGGTGCTGCGGGAATCAATGCCAAGACCCAGCTTCAGGGTGCGGCCATTCTCGATTCCATCGGCAACACCGGCGCGGCGCAGGTCCTGATGGCGCTGACCACGGTGCTTGAAAAGGCCAAAGCGGGCGAATCGATCCTGATGGTCAACTACGGCGATGGCGCTGATGCTTACCTCCTCAAGGTCAATCAGGCTATAAACCCGGTTCCGGGCCGCAGAGGATTGAGCGGATTCAGTGGCTCCAAGATCATGCTGGGCAATTATCATAATTTCTTACAGCTCTGCAATCTGGTGAAAGGCCCCGATGAGGGAAAGCTGCACAGCTCTCTGACGGCTCTCTGGAGGGAAAGGAAATCGGTCTATGCCTGTTACGGGGTGAAGTGCAAGAAATGCGGCGACACCCAGTATCCGGTGCAGAGGGTCTGCGGCATGTGTATGGCCAAAGATAACTTCGATCTGGTCTGTCTGGCGGAAAAGAAAGGGCGGCTCGTCACCTTCACCAAGGAGATGGGACAGGATGTGGGGTATCCCAAAGTCTGGTCAGTTGTGGAGCTTGAAGGCGGATGTCGCTATTTCACCGTCTTGACGGATGTCGATCCCCATCCCATGACGGCAGAAAGCGTGGACCTGCCCTGTGAGATGACTTTTCGAATGTTCCGGGAGGCGGGCGGTTTCTTTAACTATATTTGGAAGTGCCGACCCCAGAGGATGGCAAAGGAGCAAGATGGAAAGCATTAGAGATAAGACCGCTATCGTGGGCATGGGGTGCTGCAAGTTCGGCGAGAACTGGGACCAGGGCGCCGTTGATATGATTGTGGATGCTGCCTATGAAGCCTATCAAGATGCCGGCATCGAGGCCACGGACGTTCAGGCGGCCTGGGTAGGAACCAATACCTCCGGCAAGGCCGGACAGTGCCTGGCGGCCGCTCTGAAATTCCAGGGGATTCCCATCACCCGCGTGGAGAACTATTGTTGCACCGGAATGGATGCCTTCCGCAATGCCGTATTTTCGGTAGCCTGCGGCATGTATGATACGGTGCTGGTGGTCGGCTATGAGAAACTGAAGGATTTGGGCACCGGCGGATTGGTGGGGCAGGCCGGAGCAGAGATTGCCTTCCGGCCCGCTGTGATGGCTCCGGTCGGAACCCCCGGTTCTTACTTCGGCATGGCCTCTATCAAATACTTCCAGAAATACGGCGCAACCCGCGAACACTTGGCCAAGATCGCGGTAAAGAACCATCACAACGGTTCACTAACGCCCAAAGCCCACTTCCAGAAGGAGATTACCCTGGAGCAGGCGTTGAATGCTCCGATGATTGCTTGGCCTCTGGGGCTTTTCGATTGCTGCGGCGTCACCGATGGTGCGGCGGCGGCAGTTATCACCTCCAAGGCGCTGGCCAAAAAGTATCGGCAGGACCCGGTTTACGTCAAAGGCCTGGGGCTTTCGGTGGACCCAATTCCCCACATGTGGAAACCGGGGCATGATTATCTCCACTGGCCATCCTCCGTTCTGGCCGGAAAAGAAGCTTATAAACACGCAGGCATCACCAATCCCTTTAAGGAATTGAGCGTGGCGGAGCTTCATGACTGCTTCACCATCACTGAGCTTTTGACCTACGAGGATCTCGGTTTCTGCAAGCCCGGCGAGGGCAAGGATTATGTGGATAGCGGCGCTTTCCAGAAGTCCGGGGAATTGCCGGTCAACACCGATGGCGGGCTGAAGGCATTCGGGCATCCGGTAGGTGCTACCGGACTGCGCATGATGTACGAAATCTACAAGCAGATTCAGGGCAAGGCCGGACCGCGCCAGGTGAAAGATGCTCACATGGGGCTCGCTCATAATCTGGGCGGACATCCTTCTGTGGCCAGTGTCACCATCCTGGGCAGATAAAAGCCTCTATGGGCACCTCTCACGCCGGGAGGGCCAGCGTTCTCGAATAAAAAGGGGGTATAACGTGACATCTGTTGATTCTTTCCTGCGGGCTCGCGAAG contains:
- a CDS encoding 3-oxoacyl-[acyl-carrier-protein] synthase III C-terminal domain-containing protein, translating into MSTRYPIGYPIDQDFATFAGVRPSGMMGGILRLNAKTEVYDYGIVPMSDMEVRMVGIASYGAYVPILRLSRATIAGAVGGSPSLGERTVANFDEDSITMAVEASFDCLKGINKKEVDALYFASTTPPYAEKQCAALIAAVLDLDSSVMAADFVGSTRSGTIAMKAAMDSVKAGSARKVLVVAADCRAGVPGSDIEKYSGDGAAAVLIAEDGAVSIDTGFVMTDEFTFNWRKADDAFVRGWEERFIMNEGTATMKNAAAGIAKVSGVAIKDVTKAIIYGPNYRQMVAAAGAAGINAKTQLQGAAILDSIGNTGAAQVLMALTTVLEKAKAGESILMVNYGDGADAYLLKVNQAINPVPGRRGLSGFSGSKIMLGNYHNFLQLCNLVKGPDEGKLHSSLTALWRERKSVYACYGVKCKKCGDTQYPVQRVCGMCMAKDNFDLVCLAEKKGRLVTFTKEMGQDVGYPKVWSVVELEGGCRYFTVLTDVDPHPMTAESVDLPCEMTFRMFREAGGFFNYIWKCRPQRMAKEQDGKH
- a CDS encoding acetyl-CoA acetyltransferase, translating into MESIRDKTAIVGMGCCKFGENWDQGAVDMIVDAAYEAYQDAGIEATDVQAAWVGTNTSGKAGQCLAAALKFQGIPITRVENYCCTGMDAFRNAVFSVACGMYDTVLVVGYEKLKDLGTGGLVGQAGAEIAFRPAVMAPVGTPGSYFGMASIKYFQKYGATREHLAKIAVKNHHNGSLTPKAHFQKEITLEQALNAPMIAWPLGLFDCCGVTDGAAAAVITSKALAKKYRQDPVYVKGLGLSVDPIPHMWKPGHDYLHWPSSVLAGKEAYKHAGITNPFKELSVAELHDCFTITELLTYEDLGFCKPGEGKDYVDSGAFQKSGELPVNTDGGLKAFGHPVGATGLRMMYEIYKQIQGKAGPRQVKDAHMGLAHNLGGHPSVASVTILGR